The region AATAACTGAACATGTACTCAATGCAGTATACACGTAATAGGTGCTTGAAGAGAGAAAACCCCGGATCAAGGGTGCAATGGACTCGATTACTTCTTGACAGTACTGATTGACACAATCCGCAACACTACCTTTTCACATCTTAAAGCGTTTTGGAGTCCCTTCAGAAAGATTGGATCTCCAAATCGAAGCATACAAAATCTGAGCTTAATTATCTAGATGATATTGCTTACTGACATtagccatatatatatatatatataaactttccCAGCTACAGAGCAAGTAAAAACAGTGTACCATGCAAGAAGCTAAGCAAACCAGTTTTTGACTGAAAGATTAATGGGCATCAACAATGTAATGATCTTTAGAGAGCCATGTAATAACCAGCAAACAATTTTATCCCCTTAAAAACCCCATAAAAACTACCTAAAAATCCTCTCAGTCACAAGGACTCTAACTCCCTCCTCATCTGTTCTTCCCCTGCACGAATAAATTGAAAGTGCTCAGGGTTAGCATGCATGCATCTCACTAGCTTGGACATCTGCTGGCTACACTTGGCTGAtgtttcttcctttttcttctcAGCTTCGTCACTGCAATCTAGGTAGGCCTTGAAAGCTTCTTTACATCCACCTCCTTCCATAACGGCTAAGATTCTCTTTGCTTCCTCCTCCACCTCTGCGTCTTCTTTACCTTCCGTTAGATCTCGCCCAGCAGTTGACGGCAGGAAATCCTTAATCATCACTTCCGTTGCATTTTTCTCAGCCTCCAGGATGGGATAATAGTATTCAGAATGAGCCAACATACACTTCTCCATCATAGGATAACACTTAATGCCGATACTTTCATTGTTTTTCTCAGCTTTCTTGG is a window of Raphanus sativus cultivar WK10039 unplaced genomic scaffold, ASM80110v3 Scaffold1421, whole genome shotgun sequence DNA encoding:
- the LOC130504208 gene encoding uncharacterized protein LOC130504208 gives rise to the protein MGNYVSYYLHNQSQQEDSSIEVFMKGGACKEVFTAFQDCAKKAEKNNESIGIKCYPMMEKCMLAHSEYYYPILEAEKNATEVMIKDFLPSTAGRDLTEGKEDAEVEEEAKRILAVMEGGGCKEAFKAYLDCSDEAEKKKEETSAKCSQQMSKLVRCMHANPEHFQFIRAGEEQMRRELESL